CGACTCAAAGTTTCTGGTTTTTGGTATTTTGTTAAATAAAGTCACATTatatgtggtaaatatatatgcatttaatttgTAATTACATAAATTAAATAATCAGCTGAAGAAATACTTTTGAAAAAAAGACAAGGAATAAATCTATACTTTCTCTTCTTGTCTTATGTACCTGTATAATCGTGTGCACACATAAAGACCCTGCCATCGCGCATATCCTCATTTATAGTTAAGGAGACTTCGGTAACGTGTCTTTCCACCagagaattgaaatcacaatccaATTTTTGAGCATAAACGGAACACACTAAACTACGTGCATTGACGGGATAaacgtcagagagagagagagagagagagagagagatagagagagagagagagagagagagagagagagagagagagagagagagagagagagggagagagagatagagatagatagatagagagagagagagagagagagagagagagagagagagaggagagagggagtgaaagagactgagagagagagagaaaactgcgCTGAAGAATTCACGTGATCACATgaccgaccaggctatcagatgttgttacacatccctggttacaatgcgcttttgcattgttttagtttATTAACTTTGATGGTCAGGTCTGTATATattggaaagtcccaaagaatcattGCATTTTCCTCCTCAATTTTAGGGCAATGCTCGTACCGTTTGTCAGCAGCTTGGATCTTATAATGCCGCAGTGTAGATAATAGCCAACTTTTTCATGTCTTGAGTTGttctctacaggtgctaaaaccttataCCTAGCGATTAGGTATTCCACTGTTTCAACCCCGACGTTGCAGTATCGGTACTTTGGGTCTACTCCATGTTTCATCAcgttggcttgatagttccggtcaataagctctgatcttgaacAGCCAAGATAAAACCTtcgctctctgcctttagccctgaacTCTATAGCCACTAATGGGCAtacttctggtctacatcagcttgtttgctacgggcttCATATTTGCTATTCCGAGGTTTTTgctcccacctatcagccaataaTTCAAACACACTTTGCTTTGCCATTAATTTCACCTTTGCAACTACGATTACCACACTTTTATCTGCTGTGCAACCCTGGTATTATGCATGGACGCACTATTAAattttttactctctttcataacagaatgaagcttcttacatCTCTCGTGGTCTTCaacgagttattattattattattattattattattattattttatgtttgacttttgctttgcatttgtacaagttggatccaagtctcacccacagacctcaagagacaacaagttagaagttcatgtaggtgttatgcttagggtaccatatatttggatttgtacatagtgttgttctagagaatgattaagaaaccataagaaaattatgtgtttgttttaaaatttgagatcacatagacagtgtTTTACTTAGGATATAggcagtttccatgagcactatcttttgaacttcagccattttggggtttcctggtatctgagctaggtagtaatcagcccgtttcgctgtcattcccagggcacctatgNNNNNNNNNNAGgggtgcgatgtgatcattttcaagtactgggggtggtttgtgttcccaccagtttttatcatggggcaagtccaggtttttgcaaattacccagtgaatatattgtgcggctttatcatgcctgttgagatactctgtaggcgcaagcaaactgcacatagagacaacatgatcgatggtctcattttgttgttggtatatacgacataatggggagctgccgttctttaatatgttggcctggtagttacttataggtaggcattgatcttgggctgctatgataaacccctctgttactgatttcaagccagaggccattagccattgatgggtaagggctttgtcaatatctgcattattcgctctctttgggtatttgccattgagaggttttccatgccatttttcagtcataatatctaaggcagcaattttagcacgtgttttcaagcgcttagctttttctgcaggtgtttctagttcgtctaattcttgaatttgttgcaattggaattcacttagatattcctttgcctgttttgttactgagtaagatgctttcttgctttcatgttttgagacaagtttcagcatccagtcctcagagtttttcagataggcgtctaggccaattgtggctaccttcattgttaatgccagctgtNNNNNNNNNNNNNNNNNNNNNNNNNNNNNNNNNNNNNNNNNNNNNNNNNNNNNNNNNNNNNNNNNNNNNNNNNNNNNNNNNNNNNNNNNNNNNNNNNNNNNNNNNNNNNNNNNNNNNNNNNNNNNNNNNNNNNNNNNNNNNNNNNNNNNNNNNNNNNNNNNNNNNNNNNNNNNNNNNNNNNNNNNNNNNNNNNNNNNNNNNNNNNNNNNNNNNNNNNNNNNNNNNNNNNNNNNNNNNNNNNNNNNNNNNNNNNNNNNNNNNNNNNNNNNNNNNNNNNNNNNNNNNNNNNNNNNNNNNNNNNNNNNNNNNNNNNNNNNNNNNNNNNNNNNNNNNNNNNNNNNNNNNNNNNNNNNNNNNNNNNNNNNNNNNNNNNNNNNNNNNNNNNNNNNNNNNNNNNNNNNNNNNNNNNNNNNNNNNNNNNNNNNNNNNNNNNNNNNNNNNNNNNNNNNNNNNNNNNNNNNNNNNNNNNNNNNNNNNNNNNNNNNNNNNNNNNNNNNNNNNNNNNNNNNNNNNNNNNNNNNNNNNNNNNNNNNNNNNNNNNNNNNNNNNNNNNNNNNNNNNNNNNNNNNNNNNNNNNNNNNNNNNNNNNNNNNNNNNNNNNNNNNNNNNNNNNNNNNNNNNNNNNNNNNNNNNNNNNNNNNNNNNNNNNNNNNNNNNNNNNNNNNNNNNNNNNNNNNNNNNNNNNNNNNNNNNNNNNNNNNNNNNNNNNNNNNNNNNNNNNNNNNNNNNNNNNNNNNNNNNNNNNNNNNNNNNNNNNNNNNNNNNNNNNNNNNNNNNNNNNNNNNNNNNNNNNNNNNNNNNNNNNNNNNNNNNNNNNNNNNNNNNNNNNNNNNNNNNNNNNNNNNNNNNNNNNNNNNNNNNNNNNNNNNNNNNNNNNNNNNNNNNNNNNNNNNNNNNNNNNNNNNNNNNNNNNNNNNNNNNNNNNNNNNNNNNNNNNNNNNNNNNNNNNNNNNNNNNNNNNNNNNNNNNNNNNNNNNNNNNNNNNNNNNNNNNNNNNNNNNNNNNNNNNNNNNNNNNNNNNNNNNNNNNNNNNNNNNNNNNNNNNNNNNNNNNNNNNNNNNNNNNNNNNNNNNNNNNNNNNNNNNNNNNNNNNNNNNNNNNNNNNNNNNNNNNNNNNNNNNNNNNNNNNNNNNNNNNNNNNNNNNNNNNNNNNNNNNNNNNNNNNNNNNNNNNNNNNNNNNNNNNNNNNNNNNNNNNNNNNNNNNNNNNNNNNNNNNNNNNNNNNNNNNNNNNNNNNNNNNNNNNNNNNNNNNNNNNNNNNNNNNNNNNNNNNNNNNNNNNNNNNNNNNNNNNNNNNNNaacgttgtaaagttttgttagcagttcatggctctctgggaaggcattcaaccagaagttaggaattttatcctttcctggagacttccatttgcttgacctcctgagagcagatcttatatcttctaccttaaccccctcccactttttctcctctaaggagtctaggtctgtagatattctatcaatccaaggggccttttcattgtgtgttttatcttttgcCCAGATTTTATTctaattcctttattattattattattattattattattattattattattattattattattattattattattattattattattattattattattccttatatATTCTCGCGTCCTTTATCTAAGctttttcgtcacacatcctgtgatctTTTCAGCGATTCTTTGTCCAACATGTTTCCTGTTGCTCAGTTCTGTTGTAGTACTAAACAAAACACATCCGAAATTTTTCAGCAAATACGAACATATGGTcaaatttcttttgccgaaccggggTACACCACCTTCTTTGGATTGACAGCTGTCTCACAGATTTTGGACCCTCTCTCCGTTGAATTATTCGACAACAACTACTTTTTACAGTCGAAGGGTACGTAACCcaagtctttttcttttcttgttctttttccatttttattcaccTTCCCACATTTTACATCACacttcttcctgtttttcttctcGTGAGTTCTCATGTACCTGTGAACTGATTCCCAAAGAGAACAGCCCAAGACTTAGAGCCTTGAGATTGTTTTGAGATACAAGGCGTGTTATAAAGCCCTGCCAAGACACGCGTTTCTacggcaagaaactattagtagctcgtgtgtttatattatgtacattaaatgatacatgtgtgtgtgtgtgtgtgtgtgtgtgtatgtgtgtgtgtgtgtgtgtgtgcgcgcgagcttgtatgtttatgcatgtatacctacacgcatatgtctatgaatatgtatgaaaatataactCGTACAAATTTTTAATAGGAAAATATACTGACGAGgcgaaaatatttaacaaatgacTGGAAAATAATTCCGAAGGTGAGAGTAATAAAATCAAAAGATACTATTAAAACAGATCAATATTCCTCAAGAATATCGAATTCATCTTAATATTATTAAAGTTGATTCAGAAATGATGAGTTAACACAATTAGTAAAATGGTGGAGACATTCTGCCGCGTTTCTGAGCTGAATTTCTTTCAGGGACGACATTGCTTTTCACTATTCCAAGAACGATAAAACAAATATCTGCgaaatactggaattgatttaTACGACTGTGATTTTATTCAAACACCTTGAGTCTATGGTAGAAATggaaatgatttaaaatttttctcaaataagaAAAAGATTTAGACTCACCTAGCATTTTGACGACAGCTTTTCTGGCCTGACTCTGCCTGTCACCTGGGAAGCATGTTGGATAGCCTTTTCTATTAGCAGAACGATCCGAAAGAGATCTCTGCAGTGTTGACCTCCGAATAGCCAGagcaatacaaacatacataacgcTAATAATGGTCATTggtagaatgaaaaacaaaaacgctGAAATACCAAAAAGTGGACTGGAATGGTCAATTTGTTTCAGCGTACATTGAGCCGATTCTTTAATGgatttatttttctcatcttttacGTAGACAATACCAAATTGAACTGTTAGCGGTATTGCGAGTAATCCAGAGAGAAACCAAATCGCCACCAATATTTTAGTAACGCGAGTTAAATTTGATATAGACGGCGCCTTTGTCGGGTGACAAAATGCCATGTATCTTTCAATTGTGAACGCTGTTATCGTCAGAACAGATGCGCATGTTGTTGTTTCAGATGCCATGTTTCGGAGGTAGCAAAACACCTCCCCGAAAATCCAAGGGTAAGCTGACCAAAATGTATAAATCTCGAAAGGAAGGCCGAGAATGAGAACAAGTAAATCGGCAACCGCCAAATTGAACAAGTAAATATTTGTTGTAGTTCGCATATATTTTGCTTTAGCAATAACAATACAAGTACACACATTCCCTATAATTCCAGTGAAAAATATTATACTGTAGACAATGGTCATGGGAATAACCTTAGTTAATTCCTCTCGTTTCGGACCAAGTTTTATGTGATTAAGATCAGGCTGCAGAGAATCCTCCCAGGAAATATGCATTCCTTGTAACAGTTTATCAATTAGAACGGAATCATTTAATTTCGCTATTAattgtttgaaatcattatccaTGGTGATATATGTAGTTTAGTTCCTTAATTATTTACGGTACAATTTATAAGAGTTAAGAAACTTATTGCGGTTAACTCTgcgacatctatctatctatctatctatctatctatctatctatctatctatctatctatctatctatctatctacctacctatctatctatctatctacatgtgcatgcgtatgtgtttatttacaagGTTTCTgagttcatttgatttttttccaaTAAGAGGCTTCCATTCCGTTACTCGTTTCACATGGTGCTACGATATctgaaaataattgaagaaaaaagataatattaatgaaatcatgacagtacaaacatatatttaactgACGACACACACCCTTCACATATTCCTGTACTTTGAATTCGTTTTAACTCATATATATCACTACtgtattagcaaaaaaaaaaagaactttgtccCCTTCCTATTCCTGTTAAttagatttgaacacaaaactaaGAGTCATTGAATTACCCATAAAATTTTAGACATGTATTGCgaggaaaaaatgttttttttaaaaaatggttgctGCGTTAATAAAGTGAATTGTTTTAATACATGAATCTAAGTTGCCTCCCCTTGTATCACTCATAAATTCTTCTAGTGGTTTTATTCATAGCTTAATGTCTATAGTAAATCTGCGTCAGATTATATAGAATTTCATCGAGGTTACGTTTCTTTGTTCAAATATAACTGTAGGGAGCTCGCATGGCCCTgtctgagatttgaaaccaaatctaccCACTTGTTGCTTGTCAAAACAAGCGGGAAATCCTCTCCACACCAGATGAACGATGAGGAAACATTTGAACCGCAAGGACCTGTGCTGGTCAAAGAAATGTCAGTCCTTTGTTTAGGGTTTGACCTACATTACTGACCATAGTCTATGTAACAGAGATCATttcctatctcttcctcttttgtgtCAGCCAGATCAAGGAGCAACACCCTCTTTTGCATCTGCAATGACCAAGAGCAGCACTTACCTTCGCCCTTCGCTCGGCATACGAAGAGAATCTTTCGGCCGCAAGAAAGACGATGCcacctttattttttcttcctttctagtcagcaccgttcattccttactctttcactctctactgaCAGCAACTTCTACACTGTCAGCTACTAACCAGCGAGCCAACCATTTTGTCACTATCACTAAAATTACTACTGGCTCTCTAACTACCTGTCGGGGAAAcgaataaatacatgtaaataatatttcttccttcttggtgtcgATTCTTCGATGTTTACTATTTACTCCGACACGAGATCCTTCAAGCGCTACATTTGGTAGTGGGTTACATCATATCGACCTGATATGGCATGTCACTTCAGCCGCAACAATTGCTTGGACATGGCTGACGCAAAAGAGGATGTTGCTCCTTGGTCTGGCTgacacaagagagaaagagataggaaatGCTCTTTATTATATAGACTATGGTCAGTAATATAGGTCAAACGCTAAACAAAGAACTGACCTTTTTTTGACCAGCACAGGTCCTTGGCGGTCAAGTGTTTCCTCATCAATCCACCTGGTGTGGGGTGGATTTTGACAAGCAGCAAGCGGATAGATTTAGATTCAAACCTTAGGCAGCGCCAAGCGAGGTCCCTACATAACTAAACATATTTCTCTCCCGTCTCAGCGAAGTGTTCATGACATCATCTCGGATAAATATGGATAAATTGACACGTTACCATCGGGAAAAGCTGAACTAcgcataaaatgtgtgtgtatgtacgtttgtgtgtgcgtgtgcgtgcgtgtgtgtcgtgtgtgtgtatgcagcaaATATAGCCAAGTTGTATGAAGATCATGACAAAAGCTTATACAGACAGAAGAACATATTTAAAGATGCCATGTTATCATTTGAAATAATCTTACGCATGATATAATGACCACAAGGCTAGAGTTGTTTGGATTAATGACAATGTTTAGTTGCTATTTCATTGTTATGAATTGCTAGCAAGGATACTGCGTTTCGTTTTGCAACAACTACAGGTCTACAAGTAAATTTTGTGTCTTACTTTGTGTTTACAGTGCAATTTTCTCACCTTTTTTATAGTTTGTCTACattttttatagaatttagaGCTGGCACTACAAATAACGAACTTCATAAacgaatatatttatgcaaagaatgtgatcaaagatataaaaataggtaatgggtggaCTGTATATACATGCTTCAAGTGTTATTACTCTTTCATCAACATCACATCCAACACGTCAACTatccacgaacacattgcttaaatactcACTAAGTTTAGCGGTGTAACACAATTGGATAGACCAATTTCCATATTAGGCAAATTTTTGGCAACTGGCACGTacatattaaatgaataaagataGTGGCATAATTCTAGATGTAAGTTGCCTGGGTGATAATACTGGTTGCGTTATGATTCCTATGGTTTCGTAGGCGtctataaaataagaaatttataTAATAGAATTTATATTATAAGAACTTATTAATATCTTGTATGGTTATATTCAGATAGAATTTATACTGATAGATATTCTGCAAACATCATGATTATATTATAAACTTGTACTGGTTTACGTTGACAGTTagtgattattttcatttcaaaagtaCACTTAATTTGCCTCGTAgtgttcacacacgcacacacacacacacacacacacacacacacacacacacacacacacacacacacNNNNNNNNNNNNNNNNNNNNNNNNNNNNNNNNNNNNNNNNNNNNNNNNNNNNNNNNNNNNNNNNNNNNNNNNNNNNNNNNNNNNNNNNNNNNNNNNNNNNNNNNNNNNNNNNNNNNNNNNNNNNNNNNNNNNNNNNNNNNNNNNNNNNNNNNNNNNNNNNNNNNNNNNNNNNNNNNNNNNNNNNNNNNNNNNNNNNNNNNNNNNNNNNNNNNNNNNNNNNNNNNNNNNNNNNNNNNNNNNNNNNNNNNNNNNNNNNNNNNNNNNNNNNNNNNNNNNNNNNNNNNNNNNNNNNNNNNNNNNNNNNNNNNNNNNNNNNNNNNNNNNNNNNNNNNNNNNNNNNNNNNNNNNNNNNNNNNNNNNNNNNNNNNNNNNNNNNNNNNNNNNNNNNNNNNNNNNNNNNNNNNNNNNNNNNNNNNNNNNNNNNNNNNNNNNNNNNNNNNNNNNNNNNNNNNNNNNNNNNNNNNNNNNNNNNNNNNNNNNNNNNNNNNNNNNNNNNNNNNNNNNNNNNNNNNNNNNNNNNNNNNNNNNNNNNNNNNNNNNNNNNNNNNNNNNNNNNNNNNNNNNNNNNNNNNNNNNNNNatatatatatatatatatatatatatatatatatacttctttcgcACGTTAAGAAGTTATACAGTTAATGCTACAATGTGAAATTCTATTCCTTGTTTCAAGGCCCACGAGTTTCTATGAAATTTGTTCACAGGCTCATGGGAGGCCGTAAaacttataaaatacaaaaatacggaAATACACATGTGGTTTAATGTAGCTCGACATCAATCGAAGTTCATGATACGAATACATCTCTATGACAGGTAGTTATCGTCTCTTCCATTGTGAGTCTGACTGTTTGTAGATGTTTATAATTGAAAATCGAACCGAATATAGCAAATGAGATACaacttgaatatttttcttttacattaggAATATTAAGTTGTATTTTAAAATAGCTGAATTATGGCGTATTATTCCTGCAGAAAAGTattggccagcaatttcagagcagaggctaagtcaattacatcgactccagtgctgaactggtacttcttttatcaacctcgaaaggaagaacggcaaagtcgattttggcggcatttgaactcagaaggtaaagacggacggaataaCGCTAAcctttttgcccggcgtgctaacgattctgctagctcgccccttaaaatgctataaaatattgaaaatcacTAGAGAGAATTTCATACTCTAAAAGAAAGATGTTTTATTCATTATAGCCTCTACCTTCACCTGTCACTGTTGTctcttagatatatacacacattctcctAATCCTATCTCATACGGATTGATATTGGCATATACATACTGGTTAATATGAGATTGTGAAATGCTATTCACTCAGAGATTTTATCAACTTGATATAATGcagtatattaaaaaagaatagTATTTTATGGCATAATTATTTGGAGTAAGAAGTGCAGCGCCCATGATCTTTGTAGGTATTGAGACTGGAGTGATAAAGGATGAATGAAAGGAATTCTTATCTCATGCTACTGGAGGCAACAGTGCAGCAAGATATAAGGCTATCCTCTATTCAGGGATCCGATTTGAATCCTCTAAGAGAAAGACATTCAAGAGTCAGAGGTTGGTTcgttttgtttttagatattgaAACAAACTGCTTGCTGGACTGTTGGCTTCTGTAGGTTCCTAATAACGATCTATTCACGAAAGCACAGATAAACTGACATCGCATTTTTGGACGCATAACATTGAAGGCTGCCACACTTCTAAAATGGTTCTAACTTAAACTTGTTCATTagatttcattttctcattttttttcagcTGATTTGAATTCACATGAGATTCAAAACACGCTTTGCTTGAAAattcatgaaaatgaaaattaaaaaa
The sequence above is a segment of the Octopus bimaculoides isolate UCB-OBI-ISO-001 chromosome 13, ASM119413v2, whole genome shotgun sequence genome. Coding sequences within it:
- the LOC106868725 gene encoding pyrokinin-1 receptor; this translates as MDNDFKQLIAKLNDSVLIDKLLQGMHISWEDSLQPDLNHIKLGPKREELTKVIPMTIVYSIIFFTGIIGNVCTCIVIAKAKYMRTTTNIYLFNLAVADLLVLILGLPFEIYTFWSAYPWIFGEVFCYLRNMASETTTCASVLTITAFTIERYMAFCHPTKAPSISNLTRVTKILVAIWFLSGLLAIPLTVQFGIVYVKDEKNKSIKESAQCTLKQIDHSSPLFGISAFLFFILPMTIISVMYVCIALAIRRSTLQRSLSDRSANRKGYPTCFPGDRQSQARKAVVKMLVAVVVAFFICWAPFHIQRLMVFYVKEWTIKLRQVEKIIFYISGILYYFSATINPILYNIMSVKFRQAFKMTLLNLCSKNTPRNHTFMLYRYTFKDRKHSLDIVNKAKNCFIPPRECGPPCICPVPSSGNSHSGYHKSNTVPLSVLKDERN